The window GGGTAAGTGAACTAATAGGCTTGAATATCGGAGACCTTCATTTACAAATGGGATTTGTCCGCTGCATAGGGAAGGGAAACAAGGAACGGATCATTCCGATTGGCCGGACCGCGTCGGAGTCACTGGAAAGATATCTTTCTGACGGCAGGCCTCAGCTCGCAGCCAAAACCGGGCGTGAAGATGCCTTATTCCTTAACCATCTAGGACATAGGCTGACCAGGCAGGGGTTCTGGAAAATCCTGAAAAAGCTTGCCGAGGAAGCGGGAATTGAGAAACCATTAACCCCGCATACACTAAGGCACTCATTTGCAACGCATTTGTTAGAGAATGGGGCGGACTTACGGGCTGTTCAGGAAATGCTCGGGCACGCAGACATTTCAACTACTCAAATTTACACCCATGTCACGAAGGTAAGGCTGCGTGATGTATACAGTAAATTCCACCCAAGAGCTTAAGAGTTTACTAGAAAGGCCAGCGAAGTGATAGCTGGTCTTTTTTGGTGGCGCGTGCGCTTTTTATATTCTGCGGAAAAAATTGGTCTTGGGAGCGGTTTCTTGCTTGTATTTTCTCTGTGGTTTAGTAAAATATAGATGTCAGACTTCTGACTTTCTTATACCTCTCACTTGAACATTTAACGACTGGAAAATTTTAGTTTACTCCTGAGGTAGTTCATCAATGAATCGCAAACTTCGTGATTTCATTATCTCGGTTGAAGCCACTTTACTTTTGTGTGGCGTTAAACAAGGTGCATGCGCTGTGGTTCTGGTGAGTAATGATAGTTGAAAAGGGTAGAATAGCAACGAGGTTTGATGAAAATATTCTACTTAAAGACAAATTATAGAGGTGAACAGCTGGGAACAGTTTTTACCTTAAAAGGAGGGTTTTGAATGGGCCAAGGTGGAACATTCAAACGGATTTTTTTAATTGTTATGGATTCTGTCGGGATTGGTGAGGCTCCTGATGCTGAAAAATTTGGAGATAAAGGCTCAGATACGCTTGGGCATATTGGTGAGGCAATGGGCGGCCTAAAAATGCCTGTCATGGGCCAACTGGGTCTTAGCAATATTAAGGAAATTAAGGGTATTGAAAAACAGGAGAAGCCCCTTGCTTTTTATACTAAAATGCAGGAAGCTTCGAACGGTAAAGATACGATGACTGGACACTGGGAAATAATGGGCCTTAATATTCAGACTCCGTTCCGTGTATTTCCTGAGGGCTTCCCGGATGAACTTCTATCCGAGCTTGAAGCTCGTACAGGCAGGAAAATAATTGGGAACAAGCCGGCGAGCGGTACGGAAATTCTTGTGGAACTTGGGCAGGAGCATATGGAGACAGGTGCGCTTATTGTGTATACATCTGCCGATTCAGTGCTTCAAATTGCAGCCCATGAAGATATTGTTCCACTTGATGAATTGTATCGTATTTGCAAAATTGCCAGGGAATTGACACTTGATGAGAAATATATGGTCGGAAGAGTAATAGCCAGGCCATTTGTTGGCGAGCCAGGAAACTTTAAACGAACTGCGAACCGCCATGATTATGCCTTGAAGCCATTTGGACGGACAGTTATGAATGAATTGAAGGATGCAGGCTTAGATGTAATTGCAATAGGCAAAATTTCCGACATTTATGATGGTGAAGGCGTGACAAAATCGCTCCGTACCGCGTCAAATATGGATGGAATGGACAAGTTAAATGAAACGCTCGATATGGATTTTACTGGATTAAGCTTCCTGAACCTTGTTGATTTCGATGCCCTTTTTGGCCATCGCCGTGATCCAAAAGGGTACGGGAAGGCTCTTGAGGAGTATGACGCCCGTCTTCCAGAAGTACTTGAAAAACTGAAAGAAGACGATTTGCTGATCATCACCGCAGACCACGGGAACGATCCGGTTCACCCGGGAACTGACCATACACGGGAATATGTCCCTCTTCTCGTTTATTCTAAGGGACTCACTGGCGGCAGTGAGCTTCCTATCCGTGAAACGTTCGCCGACATTGGTGCAACAGTTGCTGAAAACTTCAACGTAACTATGCCGCAACATGGGAAGAGTTTTCTTGGCGAACTGAAGTAACCGTCCAACTAATATCTCTAAACAGACAATTAGTGGAAAGCCATTACTGTTGGAAGATGCCTTTTTTCAGTATTAGCGGGCAGGTAACATGGATGTACAACTTTAACCAATCCTGATGATAATGGATTGTTTAACAAAATTAACTAAATAACTTTAATTTAATTAGAACGGAAGGCGCGGGACTCGTTCGAAAATGCAAAAAGCGCATTTTCTCCTGCGATGCATTTTTCAGGGAAGCTTATTCAACGTCCTGTGGGAGAAAAGGGACAGTGGGAGACCCCACAGGCGCTTTAGCGCCGAGGAGAATGAAATACGTAAGTGCCTTGGGTTGCCCCGACAAGCGCTGGAGGGCCTGAAGGAGAAGTCGCTCTTTGACCTCACCTGAGGGACCGAAGCGACCTCGAGGGGCTAGGCACTGAAGCAAGACAGGCTCCCCGCCGTGCCCACGCAAAGCGGAAGCGCCTCGTGACAGGCAAAGAACGCCTCGAGCCAGGCAAAAAGCCGCCTGTCTCTGCGATGTTAATTCACGGATGCTTTCCTTTGTGTCCCTGCGATGATAATTCTCAGGAGCTTCCCTTTGTGGAGTGGGAATTTTTAGATAAGAAAATGCTTTTCAAAAAATGAAAAGGTAGTGATGATTACGATGAGAATGGTAGACATAATTGAAAAGAAACGTGATGGGCTAGAGTTGACATCCGAGGAGATCAATTTCTTTATTCAAGGGTATACATCTGGTTCTATTCCTGATTATCAAATGAGCGCGCTTACTATGGCTATCTTTTTTAAAGGAATGACTGAATCTGAACGGGCCGAGTTGACTATGGCAATGGTTAAGTCCGGGGATCAGATAGATCTTAAAGGAATTGAAGGCGTGAAAGTGGATAAGCACTCAACCGGCGGTGTAGGAGATACTACAACTCTTGTACTTGGCCCTTTGGTTGCATCGGTGGGAGTGCCTGTTGCAAAAATGTCTGGCCGCGGGCTTGGACATACCGGTGGGACCATTGACAAATTGGAAGCAGTTGAGGGATTTCATGTTGAAATTAGCAATGAAGAATTCCTCGAGCTTGTTAATAAAAATAAAATAGCTGTTATCGGGCAAAGCGGGAATCTGACACCGGCTGATAAGAAATTGTACGCACTTCGCGATGTAACTGCTACGGTGGACAGTATCCCGCTAATTGCAAGCTCTATTATGAGCAAAAAAATAGCTGCGGGTGCGGACGCAATTGTCCTTGATGTCAAAACTGGAGCGGGCGCATTCATGAAAACGTTGGATGATTCCCGAGAGCTGGCAAAAGCAATGGTTAGAATCGGAAATAATGTTGGCCGGAAAACGATGGCTGTTATTTCCGATATGAGCCAGCCGCTTGGATTTGCAATTGGCAATGCCCTTGAAGTAAAAGAGGCAATTGATACGCTTAAGGGGGAAGGCCCTGAGGATTTGGCTGAACTGAGTTTGACACTTGGCAGCTATATGGTGTTCCTGGCAGGAAAAGCGGAATCACTAGCGGATGCTCGCCTATTGCTTGAAGCAGCAATAGCTGACGGGTCAGCGCTTGAAAAAATGAAAGTATTCCTTAGCTCTCAGGGTGGGGATGCCTCTGTTGTGGACGATCCTTCCAGGCTCCCTCAGGCTAAATTTGTTACCCCTCTTGAGGCAAAAACGAGTGGCTACGTTTCCGAAATTATTGCCGACGAGGTAGGTACAGCCGCGATGCTCCTTGGAGCTGGCCGTGCAACAAAGGAATCCGAAATCGATCTTGCAGTTGGGCTGGTCTTGAAAAAGAAAATTGGCGATAAGGTTGAAGCCGGAGAATCGCTTGCTGAAATTCACAGCAATAGCGAGGAAATTGAAGAAGTAAGGAAAAGGCTTTATAACAGCATTAAAATTACCAGTGAAAAAGTCGACGCACCGACTTTAATCTATGGCGAAATAACCGAATAAAATCACTGAAATTATATAGACAGTGGCTAAACTGCTGAAGCAGTTGTGGCCACTGTCTTTTTTGCGTTTAATTTTGTATAGAAAAACCATTTTTGGAAAAAATGGAGGCTATAAAGAATGGAGGGTTATGCACATGAAACGATTAGGTTCACTAATGCTGGCAACATTGCTTTCTTTTACACTAGTTTTACCCGGTACAGTTTCTGCTAAAGAAGATAACTCCACTGATTTGGCAAAGGATGTAAAATCGGCCATCCTGATAGAAAGGGACACTGGTACTGTTCTCTATGAGAAAAATAGCAATGAGCAGCTTCCGCCTGCGAGTATGACAAAAATCATGACGATGCTTCTCATCATGGAAGCATTAGATAAAGGTAAGCTCGATGTTAATGAAAAGATTCGTGCAAGTGAATATGCCGCTTCCATGGGAGGTTCCCAGATTTTCCTCGAACCTGGTGAGGAAATGACAACAAAAGAACTTTTAAAGGGAATCGCAATAGGCTCGGGAAATGATGCGTCGGTTGCGATGGCAGAACGGATTGGCGGCTCTGAAGAAGCCTTCGTAGACATGATGAATAAAAAAGCCAGGGAGCTTGGTCTGAAGAATACCGTTTTCAAAAATACAACAGGCTTGCCTGCTGAAGGCCATATCAGTACTGCCAGCGATATGGCAAAGATGGCGAAAGAACTGCTGAAATACGAAGACATAACAAAGTATACAGGAATGTATGAAGCATATCTGCGTGAAGATACCGATAAAAAGTTCTGGCTTGTAAATACAAACAAGCTGGTCAGATTTTATCCTGGTGTTGATGGTTTAAAAACAGGCTTTACTGCGGAAGCGAAATATTGCCTTACCGCAACAGCGCAAAAGGATGGAATGAGGGTAATCGCTGTTGTCTTTGGCGCACCTACCTCAAAGGCTAGAAATGCACAGGTGACTAGGATGCTTGATTATGCTTTCGGCCAGTATGAAACACATCCTCTTTACCAAAGAAATGTTGCAGTAGGCACAGTGGAAGTAAGCAAAGGCAATTCAAAGAAGCTGAAGGCAGTTACAAGCGAACCAATTTCTCTTTTAACGAAAAAAGGAGAAAAGATTTCAGATGTCAAAAAAGTGGTCAACCTTA is drawn from Bacillus sp. FJAT-18017 and contains these coding sequences:
- a CDS encoding D-alanyl-D-alanine carboxypeptidase family protein — its product is MKRLGSLMLATLLSFTLVLPGTVSAKEDNSTDLAKDVKSAILIERDTGTVLYEKNSNEQLPPASMTKIMTMLLIMEALDKGKLDVNEKIRASEYAASMGGSQIFLEPGEEMTTKELLKGIAIGSGNDASVAMAERIGGSEEAFVDMMNKKARELGLKNTVFKNTTGLPAEGHISTASDMAKMAKELLKYEDITKYTGMYEAYLREDTDKKFWLVNTNKLVRFYPGVDGLKTGFTAEAKYCLTATAQKDGMRVIAVVFGAPTSKARNAQVTRMLDYAFGQYETHPLYQRNVAVGTVEVSKGNSKKLKAVTSEPISLLTKKGEKISDVKKVVNLKKDIHAPIGKGDTIGTLKIVKGGKVLQESPLMASKNVGEAGWWTMYKRALGMFTKSGE
- the xerD gene encoding site-specific tyrosine recombinase XerD, which encodes MEDHLKDFIHFLLVEKGLSQNTVVAYERDLKAYLKHVKNKSGLTSVNEIQRTHILHFLGKLKEDGKSSKTIARHVASIRSFHQFLLRDKASEQDPSVHIETPQLERNLPKVLSMEEVETLLEAPTEDGPFGLRDKAMLEILYATGIRVSELIGLNIGDLHLQMGFVRCIGKGNKERIIPIGRTASESLERYLSDGRPQLAAKTGREDALFLNHLGHRLTRQGFWKILKKLAEEAGIEKPLTPHTLRHSFATHLLENGADLRAVQEMLGHADISTTQIYTHVTKVRLRDVYSKFHPRA
- a CDS encoding pyrimidine-nucleoside phosphorylase, which translates into the protein MRMVDIIEKKRDGLELTSEEINFFIQGYTSGSIPDYQMSALTMAIFFKGMTESERAELTMAMVKSGDQIDLKGIEGVKVDKHSTGGVGDTTTLVLGPLVASVGVPVAKMSGRGLGHTGGTIDKLEAVEGFHVEISNEEFLELVNKNKIAVIGQSGNLTPADKKLYALRDVTATVDSIPLIASSIMSKKIAAGADAIVLDVKTGAGAFMKTLDDSRELAKAMVRIGNNVGRKTMAVISDMSQPLGFAIGNALEVKEAIDTLKGEGPEDLAELSLTLGSYMVFLAGKAESLADARLLLEAAIADGSALEKMKVFLSSQGGDASVVDDPSRLPQAKFVTPLEAKTSGYVSEIIADEVGTAAMLLGAGRATKESEIDLAVGLVLKKKIGDKVEAGESLAEIHSNSEEIEEVRKRLYNSIKITSEKVDAPTLIYGEITE
- the deoB gene encoding phosphopentomutase codes for the protein MGQGGTFKRIFLIVMDSVGIGEAPDAEKFGDKGSDTLGHIGEAMGGLKMPVMGQLGLSNIKEIKGIEKQEKPLAFYTKMQEASNGKDTMTGHWEIMGLNIQTPFRVFPEGFPDELLSELEARTGRKIIGNKPASGTEILVELGQEHMETGALIVYTSADSVLQIAAHEDIVPLDELYRICKIARELTLDEKYMVGRVIARPFVGEPGNFKRTANRHDYALKPFGRTVMNELKDAGLDVIAIGKISDIYDGEGVTKSLRTASNMDGMDKLNETLDMDFTGLSFLNLVDFDALFGHRRDPKGYGKALEEYDARLPEVLEKLKEDDLLIITADHGNDPVHPGTDHTREYVPLLVYSKGLTGGSELPIRETFADIGATVAENFNVTMPQHGKSFLGELK